In Nymphaea colorata isolate Beijing-Zhang1983 chromosome 3, ASM883128v2, whole genome shotgun sequence, a genomic segment contains:
- the LOC116250845 gene encoding methyl-CpG-binding domain-containing protein 9 isoform X2 translates to MEGKDEIRPRTGGVFLCIDLNEMPETVPPDAYNVVKRLHENVAPATGAPAEHPGETGVGEVLACGLCGRPETRGSTLVCDGCERGFHLSCLRMRHRRAVELEDWLCGECEEAGDGILRWGLGAVSASGERRKSGGGVRLLDINALPPNDSESDAEGGGGEDTATSNSSQMSNDDFFSRWSSKMDCMSNGYDLSNRKISTAADFSKRRSFTDERTSNEARTDRNSLDNVVSGITAKAKPKRRGRPRSASRLQQDVLLEALEDYVSKNHGVLGEGWRIELKQRGANSEAGAVYCAPEGKVLYSMSEVAMYLGLKPAKDFGNGFASGQKRLPSFNRKRWESMRLKCAGLDSVTTDTCMDGPDITRSGSEEICSDIEMEEPNVCRPKYEGNAIEATAQLNNSCPSKPNINLPIQYEDFFIHHLGKIDCRPLYHNTNQIWPVGYESSWHDRITGSFFTCTITDGGEFGPMFKVRRCPCTVTSMPDADTVISNINDEKIDNDQKLGFEKSYCELGFDEDESIQMHLHDPCELCSPSCYTLQGPGNNCQPDGSLSSEYMEQLQQHSCYMDEIGEFFVEGRSSSSVWSMVSQTLIDACIEIFKQSGVLQFCCNHNLGDTRELSSPLPELFNAGAGESVQNLRKFCSSTGPKHIPQVIKSESDLETSCEELRKWLNQDRFGLDVEFVQELLEQSSGVQSCSDYVLLAERCSPAASKTVGSGFFLAKRKAEVHCETESTSDELCRSLKRSRNLDSVVENETKGKAPPPGRPLSTKLPLELVGDVLQMWEFLGRFHEVLGMKEPLSFEELEEELIEPWPNEPSALEKLEKEIQEYRELAEKNKTGNLSSHFLSPENESDLAISKENQHAFIQVETLSVNEAAQGRVASRTYGRCTGVALAKAHTALLKLLVGELQYKVTAILDPNADAGEQRPKRGRKRDSEVLQPLRKPKPDVLPINELTWPELSRRYVLAILAMDGTHETGEITSRDSAKILRCLRGDGGVLTGALAGLSGMEADALLLAEAEKQVSDPANEDIIAPVDCKDIEMDSACERVANVSGDLPEWAQVLEPVRKLPTNVGTRIRKCVYDALEKNPPDWAREILLHSISKEVYKGNASGPTKKAVLSLLADVCGEGTHRKPDKARKQRSGHSCAEIIMKQCRAVLRNSLAADEGKVFCNLLGSTLVSTNDNEDEGILGAPAMVSRPLDFRTIDLRLAVGAYGGMHEAFLEDVREVWSNISTAYGDRPELLQLAESLSQNFESLYVKEVLGLIQKLKGNAGPDGISSEAQKDLQDVLAYGNEIPKAPWEEGVCKVCGIDKDDESVLLCDTCDSEYHTYCLSPPLARIPEGNWYCPSCISGQSGSQFQAAKEHTTRKKSKGVDTRAFSDALDQLVSVMEENEYWELGIKERAFLLKFLCDEALNSAVIREHLEQCQDSSVELQSKLRLQSIEWRNLCLREEFSLKMAKETVNKSYGVTEDLRGQGQAGSFMCEMMGQHQLLTNGSDQRMTFSGYLQNNSLNKLSIPFPGSASNGLNKHVGYLLPRSMEANHLGGFADQSTKMPTDVPVSDSESTFKSKDIMHSMFPFLLSGKIDKENPKNSRLPALGGNHQNEELNRVSIVEHGDAFQNVSNVVNCLQNSAEKIHDLNSEKSELMPLSAVKQMDQSEKVRPSFPEEVSANSVACAPNRYSVDSTKKFSQDNLLNGHVNNICLGTTEPEPHEACSLVADPLRQQILQLQETIANTETQLLKVCMRREFLGRDSIGRLYWAFSRPNNYPWLVVDGSMQVKRDQRKPCEATDALLKPSSDLPSSSSVPSSGRSQQETFTELSPARGFLSVNSSVFECVQNAVILGSPFPWVIYETASEIHELMDWLKCSHSQEVDLGEWDLQLQRVRPLPVSTSVSDDPQADETLPLKGGEKTLSFQFLNTHATALLEKKYGPCLEPDAGDALKRRGRKTKISHEERMFRCECLEPVWPSRYHCISCHHTFCNSVELEEHNDGKCNSVTEENKENDEISKGRGMKSECSRHTEHIEDADLLETSKNGRIGLSLKYSKFRKKSAPCPYDIEEIINKFFTKDSNKEIVREIGLLGSGGVPTFVPVPSFSSTFDSSLQRFHEDTHETDEMSRLVTHEEQVSISAAEVNDGNQALTGVLSLNDMGTDVNESMGDGGALKFERCISTTLDNKAEAFGLSNDRISDAGPSHKCVIPEISLRPLFGRSSQILKRLKMNLLDMDAALTDEAMRPSRSSLSKRRAWRSLVKSAESIFEMVQATIIFENMIKTEFMRNGWWYWSSFSAAIKISTVSSLALRVYALDAAIVYQKAGPGSDPQENSKIVKPGRKRKDSDA, encoded by the exons ATGGAAGGGAAGGATGAGATCCGGCCGAGGACAGGCGGGGTTTTCCTCTGCATCGATCTGAACGAGATGCCCGAGACCGTTCCTCCCGACGCCTACAACGTCGTAAAGCGGCTCCACGAGAACGTAGCGCCGGCGACGGGGGCACCGGCTGAACACCCAGGCGAGACCGGAGTGGGAGAGGTGCTTGCCTGCGGCTTGTGTGGCCGCCCGGAGACGAGGGGGAGCACGTTGGTCTGCGACGGTTGCGAGCGGGGTTTTCATTTGAGCTGCCTGAGGATGCGGCATCGGCGGGCTGTCGAGCTGGAGGACTGGTTGTGCGGCGAGTGCGAGGAGGCAGGCGACGGGATCCTTCGGTGGGGGCTGGGGGCAGTGAGCGCCAGCGGGGAGCGGAGGAAGAGTGGCGGTGGGGTAAGGTTGTTGGACATTAACGCTTTGCCTCCGAATGACAGCGAGAGCGACGCTGAGGGCGGTGGCGGTGAAGATACCGCAACTTCTAACTCGAG CCAAATGTCGAACGATGATTTTTTCTCACGGTGGTCGTCGAAAATGGACTGTATGAGCAATGGGTACGACCTATCGAATAGGAAAATTTCAACTGCAGCAGATTTTAGCAAGAGACGGAGTTTTACGGACGAGAGGACCAGCAATGAGGCGAGAACGGATAGAAATAGTTTGGACAATGTGGTTTCAGGTATCACCGCTAAGGCGAAGCCGAAACGTCGAGGTAGGCCTCGATCAGCAAGTAGGTTGCAGCAGGATGTTTTGTTAGAAGCGTTGGAAGATTATGTTTCAAAGAACCACGGCGTTCTGGGAGAAGGTTGGCGTATTGAACTCAAGCAGCGCGGGGCTAATTCCGAGGCAGGTGCAGTTTATTGTGCACCTGAGGGCAAGGTGCTCTACTCGATGAGTGAAGTTGCTATGTATCTTGGGCTGAAACCAGCTAAAGATTTTGGAAATGGGTTTGCATCTGGACAGAAGCGTCTGCCTTCTTTCAACAGAAAAAGGTGGGAATCAATGAGATTAAAATGTGCTGGTCTGGATTCTGTGACCACAGACACTTGTATGGATGGTCCAGATATCACAAGAAGCGGCAGTGAGGAGATTTGTTCTGATATTGAAATGGAGGAGCCAAATGTGTGCCGTCCGAAGTATGAGGGGAATGCAATCGAAGCTACTGCGCAGCTGAACAATTCATGCCCTTCAAAACCTAAT ATCAATTTACCAATTCAATACGAGGACTTCTTTATTCATCATCTTGGTAAAATTGATTGCCGGCCTCTGTATCATAACACTAATCAGATATGGCCCGTTGGATATGAATCTAGCTGGCATGATAGGATAACAGGGTCGTTTTTCACATGCACCATTACTGATGGGGGTGAGTTTGGACCCATGTTCAAAGTGAGAAGATGCCCGTGCACTGTGACCTCCATGCCAGATGCCGATACAgttatttcaaatattaatgACGAGAAGATCGACAACGATCAGAAATTGGGTTTTGAGAAATCTTATTGTGAGTTAGGTTTTGATGAGGATGAATCAATTCAAATGCATCTCCATGATCCCTGCGAACTTTGTTCTCCTAGTTGCTATACCTTACAGGGTCCAGGAAACAATTGTCAACCGGATGGATCTCTCTCTTCTGAATATATGGAGCAATTGCAGCAGCATTCATGTTATATGGATGAAATTGGTGAATTTTTTGTGGAAGGACGGTCATCTTCTTCGGTATGGAGTATGGTGTCTCAAACACTTATTGATGCGTGCATTGAAATTTTCAAGCAGTCAGGCGTATTGCAGTTTTGCTGCAACCATAATCTCGGTGATACGAGGGAATTGTCTTCACCATTACCGGAACTCTTTAATGCTGGGGCAGGAGAAAGTGttcaaaatttgagaaaattctGCAGTTCTACTGGTCCTAAACACATTCCTCAGGTGATTAAAAGTGAAAGTGATCTTGAGACATCATGCGAGGAACTAAGAAAATGGTTAAACCAGGATAGGTTTGGATTGGATGTGGAGTTTGTTCAGGAACTTCTGGAACAGTCATCTGGAGTTCAGTCATGTTCTGACTATGTTCTTCTTGCTGAAAGGTGTTCACCAGCAGCTTCAAAGACGGTTGGAAGTGGATTTTTTCTTGCCAAGCGGAAGGCTGAGGTTCACTGTGAAACAGAAAGCACCTCAGATGAATTATGTCGGAGCCTAAAGAGATCCAGAAATCTGGATTCAGTAGTGGAAAATGAAACTAAGGGAAAGGCCCCTCCTCCTGGCAGGCCATTGAGTACAAAGCTTCCATTAGAGTTGGTTGGTGATGTTCTTCAG ATGTGGGAATTTCTCGGGCGTTTTCATGAGGTCCTTGGCATGAAGGAACCTTTGTCATTTGAAGAACTTGAAGAAGAGCTTATTGAACCATGGCCTAATGAGCCCAGCGCTCTTGAAAAACTTGAGAAGGAAATTCAAGAATATAGGGAGCTAGCCGAGAAAAATAAAACTGGTAATCTTAGTTCCCATTTCTTGTCACCTgaaaatgaatctgatttggCAATCAGCAAGGAGAACCAACATGCATTCATTCAAGTAGAGACGTTGTCTGTGAATGAAGCTGCACAAGGTCGAGTTGCTTCACGTACCTATGGCAGATGCACGGGTGTAGCTCTTGCTAAAGCTCATACTGCACTATTGAAGTTACTAGTCGGTGAATTGCAATACAAGGTTACCGCAATTTTGGACCCTAATGCTGATGCTGGGGAACAAAGACCCAAgcgaggaagaaaaagagattcAGAAGTTTTACAACCTTTAAGAAAACCAAAACCTGATGTCCTTCCTATTAATGAATTAACTTGGCCAGAGTTATCCAGGAGATATGTTTTAGCTATCTTGGCTATGGATGGTACACATGAGACTGGAGAGATCACCAGTCGTGATAGTGCAAAAATCTTACGCTGCCTACGAGGAGATGGCGGTGTTCTGACTGGTGCACTTGCTGGTTTGTCTGGAATGGAAGCAGATGCATTG CTTCTTGCAGAGGCTGAAAAACAAGTTTCAGATCCGGCAAATGAGGATATTATTGCTCCGGTGGACTGTAAAGATATTGAAATGGATAGTGCATGTGAAAGGGTAGCTAATGTTAGTGGTGATTTGCCAGAATGGGCTCAGGTTTTGGAACCTGTTAGAAAGCTTCCAACAAATGTGGGGACAAGAATCAGAAAGTGTGTTTATGATgctcttgaaaaaaatccaCCTGACTGGGCACGAGAAATCTTATTGCACTCAATCAGCAAAGAAGTTTACAAGGGTAACGCTTCAGGGCCAACCAAG AAAGCTGTTCTCTCTTTGTTGGCTGATGTTTGTGGAGAAGGAACACACCGCAAACCTGATAaagcaagaaaacaaagaagtgGTCATTCATGTGCTGAAATAATAATGAAACAATGTCGGGCTGTACTACGCAATTCCCTTGCTGCAGATGAAGGAAAGGTTTTCTGCAATTTACTAGGATCAACTCTCGTAAGCACAAATGATAATGAGGATGAGGGGATACTTGGAGCTCCTGCAATGGTTTCTCGGCCATTGGATTTTCGAACAATTGATTTGAGGTTGGCAGTGGGTGCATATGGTGGAATGCATGAAGCTTTTCTTGAAGATGTTCGGGAG GTTTGGAGTAATATTAGCACAGCTTATGGTGATAGGCCTGAACTCCTTCAGTTGGCTGAATCTCTATCACAGAATTTTGAATCTCTATATGTAAAAGAG GTCCTTGGCCTCATCCAGAAACTAAAAGGAAATGCTGGTCCTGATGGTATAAGTTCAGAAGCACAAAAAGACTTGCAAGATGTTCTTGCTTATGGAAATGAAATTCCTAAAGCTCCTTGGGAAGAAGGTGTATGCAAAGTATGTGGCATCGACAAGGATGATGAAAGTGTGTTACTGTGTGATACATGTGATTCCGAATATCATACTTACTGTTTGAGCCCTCCACTTGCAAGAATACCAGAAGGAAACTGGTATTGCCCATCATGTATTAGTGGCCAGAGTGGTTCTCAATTCCAGGCGGCAAAGGAACACACAACAAGGAAAAAGTCCAAGGGAGTGGATACTCGTGCATTTTCAGATGCATTGGATCAATTGGTTTCTGTAatggaagaaaatgaatatTGGGAACTTGGCATCAAAGAG AGGGCATTTCTTCTAAAATTTCTTTGTGATGAAGCACTGAATTCTGCTGTTATCCGCGAACACCTTGAGCAATGTCAAGATTCTTCTGTCGAGCTTCAGAGCAAGTTACGTTTGCAATCCATAGAGTGGAGAAATCTGTGCCTTAGGGAAGAATTTAGTCTCAAGATGGCCAAGGAAACTGTTAACAAATCTTATGGAGTTACTGAAGATCTGAGAGGTCAAGGGCAGGCTGGTAGCTTTATGTGTGAAATGATGGGACAGCATCAGCTCCTTACAAATGGATCTGATCAGAGGATGACATTCTCTGGTTATTTGCAGAATAACTCATTAAATAAGCTGAGCATTCCTTTTCCGGGTAGTGCATCAAATGGTCTTAATAAGCATGTGGGATACCTTTTACCCAGAAGCATGGAAGCAAATCATCTTGGTGGTTTTGCCGATCAATCTACTAAAATGCCTACGGATGTTCCTGTTTCAGATAGTGAGAGTACCTTTAAAAGTAAGGATATCATGCACAGCATGTTTCCATTCTTGCTGTCTGGAAAAATAGataaagaaaacccaaaaaattctCGTCTTCCGGCACTAGGTGGAAATCACCAGAATGAGGAGCTTAATCGGGTTAGCATTGTTGAACATGGGGATGCctttcaaaatgtttcaaaTGTGGTAAACTGTTTACAGAATAGTGCTGAAAAGATTCATGACCTGAATTCTGAGAAGAGTGAGTTGATGCCATTATCTGCTGTGAAACAGATGGATCAGTCAGAAAAGGTGAGGCCCTCTTTCCCAGAAGAAGTTTCTGCCAATTCAGTGGCATGTGCACCAAACAGATATTCAGTGGattcaacaaagaaattctCCCAAGATAATTTGTTGAATGGTCATGTCAACAATATATGTTTGGGGACGACTGAGCCTGAGCCTCATGAAGCTTGTAGTTTGGTGGCTGATCCATTAAGACAACAAATCCTGCAGCTGCAGGAAACAATTGCCAATACAGAAACCCAACTTCTGAAAGTCTGCATGAGGAGAGAATTTTTGGGTCGCGATTCTATTGGTAGACTCTACTGGGCATTTAGCAGACCCAACAATTATCCTTGGCTGGTCGTTGATGGAAGCATGCAGGTGAAAAGAGACCAAAGGAAACCATGTGAGGCTACAGATGCCCTTTTGAAACCTTCGTCTGACTTACCTTCTTCTTCTAGTGTTCCTTCCAGCGGAAGGTCTCAACAGGAAACGTTTACAGAATTGAGTCCCGCGCGTGGATTTCTATCTGTGAATTCCAGTGTGTTTGAATGTGTACAGAATGCTGTAATTTTAGGTTCTCCTTTTCCATGGGTTATCTATGAAACTGCTTCAGAAATTCATGAACTCATGGACTGGTTGAAGTGCAGCCACTCTCAGGAGGTGGATTTGGGAGAATGGGATCTACAGCTACAGCGAGTTAGGCCTCTGCCTGTTAGTACCTCTGTTTCAGATGATCCACAGGCAGACGAGACACTGCCTCTTAAAGGTGGTGAGAAGACATTGTCCTTTCAGTTTCTGAATACACATGCGACTGCCTTATTGGAGAAGAAGTATGGGCCTTGCTTGGAACCAGATGCAGGGGATGCACTGAAGAGGCGTGGAAGAAAGACTAAGATATCCCATGAGGAGCGAATGTTTAGATGTGAATGTTTGGAGCCAGTGTGGCCTTCACGCTATCACTGCATCTCATGCCATCATACTTTTTGCAACAGTGTTGAACTTGAGGAGCATAATGATGGAAAATGTAATTCAGTTACAgaggaaaacaaggaaaacgATGAAATTTCCAAGGGAAGGGGAATGAAGTCAGAGTGTAGTCGTCATACTGAGCATATTGAAGATGCAGATTTGTTGGAGACATCAAAGAATGGTAGAATAGGCTTGAGCTTGAAATATAGCAAATTTAGGAAGAAGAGTGCACCTTGCCCCTATGACATTGAAGAGATCATTAATAAATTTTTCACAAAGGACTCTAACAAAGAGATAGTGAGAGAGATAGGGCTTCTTGGATCTGGTGGTGTCCCAACATTTGTTCCGGTTCCATCCTTTTCATCTACCTTTGATTCTTCCCTTCAGAGGTTTCATGAAGATACACATGAAACTGATGAAATGTCAAGATTGGTTACTCATGAAGAACAAGTATCTATTTCTGCAGCAGAGGTTAATGATGGTAATCAAGCTCTGACTGGTGTGCTATCATTGAATGATATGGGAACAGATGTAAATGAAAGCATGGGTGATGGAGGGGCGTTAAAGTTTGAAAGATGCATTTCTACTACCTTAGATAACAAGGCGGAGGCATTTGGTCTTTCAAATGACAGAATATCAGATGCCGGACCAAGCCACAAGTGTGTAATTCCAGAAATCTCACTAAGGCCTCTCTTTGGTAGGAGCTCCCAAATCTTAAAGCGGCTTAAAATGAACCTGCTTGATATGGATGCAGCTTTGACTGATGAAGCAATGAGGCCATCAAGATCATCTTTATCAAAGAGACGTGCTTGGCGTTCTCTTGTCAAATCTGCAGAATCGATCTTTGAG ATGGTTCAAGCAACGATCATATTTGAGAATATGATCAAAACCGAATTTATGAGAAACGGATGGTGGTATTGGTCATCCTTCTCTGCAGCCATAAAAATATCCACAGTTTCATCACTTGCACTTCGCGTATATGCTTTGGATGCTGCAATTGTGTATCAGAAGGCAGGCCCTGGTTCAGACCCTCAGGAAAACTCCAAGATAGTGAAGCCAGGGAGGAAACGGAAGGACTCTGATGCGTGA